CACGCGGCCCAGGTAGGAACCGTCTTCCGTCTTTACGGAAATCTTTTCGCCGGGCTTGATGAACAGGGGAACCTGCACAACTAGGCCGGTGGTCATGGTGGCGGACTTGTAAACGTTGTTGGCGCTGTCACCCTTGATCCCTTCCGGGGCTTCCGCCACTTCCATCGTGATGGAGGCGGGCAGTTCCACGGAAACGACCGTTTCATCAGTGAAAAGCAGAATGTAAATATTGCCTTCCATCAGGTAATCCTTCACGGGCTCTACGATGTCCGGAGACACGGTGATATCCTCATACGTATCGGGATTCATGAAATGGTAGCCCATGCCGTCAATATAGCTGAACTCATACTCCTCACGGGCAAGGTTCACGCCTTCCAGTGATTCATTGGAAGTCAGGCGAAGGTTGTACACTTTTTTGGTGGAAATGCTGCGGATGCTCATTTGCACATAGGAAG
This genomic stretch from Akkermansia biwaensis harbors:
- the efp gene encoding elongation factor P; the encoded protein is MAKVPVINLRKGHAVNHNNDVCVVVSMEHKCPPRMASYVQMSIRSISTKKVYNLRLTSNESLEGVNLAREEYEFSYIDGMGYHFMNPDTYEDITVSPDIVEPVKDYLMEGNIYILLFTDETVVSVELPASITMEVAEAPEGIKGDSANNVYKSATMTTGLVVQVPLFIKPGEKISVKTEDGSYLGRVN